One window from the genome of Musa acuminata AAA Group cultivar baxijiao chromosome BXJ1-4, Cavendish_Baxijiao_AAA, whole genome shotgun sequence encodes:
- the LOC103994917 gene encoding auxin transporter-like protein 2: MGSTPNGNDDKVVETVMVGRYVEMEHDGEEKTIKSRLSGLLWHGGSAYDAWFSCASNQVAQVLLTLPYSFSQLGMLSGILFQLFYGLLGSWTAYLISILYVEYRTRKEREKVDFRNHVIQWFEVLDGLLGKHWRNVGLAFNCTFLLLGSVIQLIACASNIYYINDKLDKRTWTYIFGACCATTVFIPSFHNYRIWSFLGLVMTTYTAWYLAIASLLHGQVEGVKHSGPTKLVLYFTGSTNILYTFGGHAVTVEIMHAMWKPQKFKAIYLLATLYVLTLTLPSAASVYWAFGDALLNHSNAFSLLPRTAFRDAAVVLMLIHQFITFGFACTPLYFVWEKAIGLHDCRSLCKRAAARLPVVIPIWFLAIIFPFFGPINSAVGSLLVSFTVYIIPSLAHMFTFRSAIARESAVERPPRFVGGWIGAYVMNTFVVGWVLVVGFGLGGWASMTNFIHQINTFGLFAKCYQCPPPPPPPFLPMPSITPTPYPGNSHNATNPAIVPSPSPSPSFFLHHRHHHHHHHGGR; the protein is encoded by the exons ATGGGATCGACGCCGAACGGGAATGACGATAAGGTGGTGGAAACTGTGATGGTTGGAAGGTACGTGGAGATGGAGCACGATGGGGAAGAGAAGACCATCAAGTCCAGGCTTTCCGGCCTCCTCTGGCACGGTGGTTCCGCCTATGATGCCTGGTTCAGTTGTGCCTCGAACCAG GTGGCTCAGGTGCTGCTTACACTGCCTTACTCCTTCTCGCAGCTGGGGATGTTGAGCGGAATCTTATTCCAGCTATTCTATGGCTTGTTGGGGAGCTGGACAGCTTATCTCATCAGTATTCTCTATGTGGAGTACAGAACCAGGAAGGAGAGGGAGAAGGTCGACTTTAGGAACCATGTCATTCAG TGGTTTGAGGTTCTAGATGGGCTACTTGGCAAGCACTGGAGGAATGTTGGATTGGCCTTTAACTGCACGTTTCTTCTCCTTGGATCTGTCATTCAGCTCATTGCTTGTGCTAG CAACATATACTACATCAACGACAAGTTGGATAAGAGGACTTGGACTTATATTTTTGGAGCTTGCTGTGCCACCACAGTGTTCATCCCCTCCTTCCACAACTACAGGATATGGTCCTTTCTGGGCCTGGTCATGACCACCTACACCGCCTGGTACCTCGCCATCGCTTCCCTCCTCCATGGTCAG GTGGAAGGGGTGAAGCATTCGGGGCCAACGAAGCTGGTTCTCTACTTTACAGGCTCCACAAACATCCTCTACACATTCGGTGGGCACGCTGTCACAGT GGAGATCATGCACGCCATGTGGAAGCCGCAGAAGTTTAAGGCCATCTACCTGCTGGCCACTTTGTACGTGCTGACGCTCACGCTGCCGTCGGCGGCGAGCGTGTACTGGGCCTTCGGCGACGCGCTGCTCAACCACTCGAACGCGTTCTCGCTTTTGCCCCGAACGGCGTTCCGTGACGCGGCGGTGGTGCTGATGCTGATCCATCAGTTCATCACCTTCGGGTTCGCGTGCACGCCGCTGTACTTCGTGTGGGAGAAGGCCATCGGCCTCCACGACTGCCGCAGCTTGTGCAAGCGGGCGGCGGCGCGGCTGCCGGTGGTGATCCCCATATGGTTCCTGGCTATCATCTTCCCCTTCTTTGGGCCCATCAACTCGGCTGTGGGTTCGCTGCTCGTCAGCTTCACAGTCTACATCATCCCATCGCTCGCTCACATGTTCACCTTCCGATCCGCCATAGCCCGCGAG AGCGCAGTGGAGCGGCCGCCGAGGTTCGTCGGAGGGTGGATCGGCGCTTACGTGATGAACACGTTCGTGGTCGGGTGGGTGCTGGTGGTGGGGTTCGGGTTGGGGGGTTGGGCCAGCATGACCAACTTCATCCACCAGATCAACACCTTCGGCCTTTTCGCCAAGTGCTATCAGTGTccaccacccccacccccaccttTTCTTCCCATGCCCTCCATTACCCCGACACCATATCCTGGCAACTCTCACAATGCCACCAATCCGGCCATTGTTCCCTCGCCTTCTCCTTCACCTTCCTTCTTCCTTCACCATcgccaccatcaccaccaccaccacggcgGGCGGTGA